From the genome of Scytonema hofmannii PCC 7110, one region includes:
- a CDS encoding zinc-dependent alcohol dehydrogenase family protein — translation MKAVLMTAAGNPEVLQLQEVPNPSFPLGETELLIRLQAAGVNPIDTKLRKRGTFYPDKMPAILGCDGAGVVEAVGAAVQRFRIGDEVFFCNGGLGAHQGNYAEYTTVDERFTARKPTSVSFVEAAAAPLVLITAWEALYERGRLEPGERVLIHAGAGGVGHVAVQLAKLKGANVCTTVGCQEKAEFVRKLGADQAILYKQTDFVQAALDWTGGEGVDLAFDTVGGETLHKTFPAVRVYGDLVTILEPDANTVWKAARQRNLRIGLELMLTPMLQGIVEAQQHQAEILEQCAKWMDGGKLKIQVSKTFPLQEAAKAHQLLETGSMTGKIVLLVGEK, via the coding sequence ATGAAAGCAGTCCTAATGACAGCAGCCGGAAACCCCGAAGTTTTGCAACTGCAAGAAGTGCCAAACCCAAGCTTTCCTCTAGGCGAAACAGAACTTCTTATACGCCTACAAGCAGCTGGCGTCAACCCCATAGACACAAAACTTCGCAAAAGAGGCACATTCTACCCAGATAAAATGCCAGCCATTTTAGGCTGTGATGGTGCGGGTGTCGTCGAAGCAGTAGGCGCTGCTGTTCAACGCTTTCGGATCGGCGATGAAGTCTTCTTCTGTAACGGTGGATTGGGCGCACACCAAGGCAACTACGCAGAATACACAACAGTTGACGAACGATTTACAGCCCGCAAACCAACTTCTGTATCCTTCGTAGAAGCCGCCGCCGCACCCCTAGTCCTCATCACCGCCTGGGAAGCACTATACGAAAGGGGACGCTTAGAACCAGGAGAACGAGTATTAATTCATGCAGGTGCAGGTGGAGTCGGTCATGTAGCAGTTCAACTGGCCAAACTCAAAGGCGCTAATGTTTGCACAACTGTTGGTTGTCAAGAAAAAGCCGAATTCGTCAGAAAACTAGGTGCTGACCAAGCAATCTTATATAAGCAAACAGACTTTGTACAAGCAGCTTTAGATTGGACGGGTGGAGAAGGAGTCGATTTAGCCTTTGACACTGTTGGTGGAGAAACACTTCATAAAACTTTCCCAGCCGTGCGCGTATATGGTGATTTAGTGACAATTTTAGAACCGGATGCCAATACGGTGTGGAAAGCAGCAAGGCAACGCAATCTTCGCATTGGGTTAGAACTCATGCTGACACCTATGCTTCAAGGTATTGTGGAAGCACAGCAGCATCAGGCAGAAATTTTAGAACAGTGTGCTAAGTGGATGGATGGGGGCAAGTTAAAAATTCAGGTGAGCAAGACGTTTCCTTTGCAAGAAGCAGCAAAAGCTCATCAATTGCTTGAAACTGGTTCAATGACAGGTAAAATTGTCCTACTGGTTGGAGAGAAGTAG